The sequence TTGTTGCACCTGCGCCTCGCCCAAGGCCAGGCCGGCCAGATCGCGTTCGGGGCTGCTGATGTCGCCGACCTTCAGTCGCTGCGCGGCCAAGTCATCGAAGCGCAGCATCAGCGCCAGGCGACGCTGACCCAGCTCGCTCTGTCGGGCCGCAAGTGCGGCCGTCGACCACGCTTTCAGCCAGCGGGTGGCCACGTCGCGACGCAAGAGGTTGTAGCCAGCTTCAGCAGCCAGCAGGTCGGCCTCGCCCTGGCTGGCCCGGGCGCGACGCTTGCCGGACAGATCCAGCGGCAGGCTGATGCCGGCCGTGCGCCGATTGGCGTCCGCGTTCTCCGCATCGAGCGACAGTGAGGGGTTGTACAGCGGCTGCGCAGCGGCACGCGCACGGGCCTGGGCAGCATCAAGGTCTGCCCGCGCGGCCTGCACCTCGGGACTGGCTTGCCAGATACGGCGCACCGCATCCTGCAAGGGAGACGATGCTAACGATGTCGGTAGGGGAACTGCGGGTGGGGAAGGATAGGATACGGGGGCGGCACTGAGCATCGCCGCATACAACAGACACACGGTGCCGATCGGCACCGAACGAAAAACAGACATGAAACCATCTCCTGAAAACGATCACGAAGCGATGCACCGCACAGGCGGTGGTATCGCGTAACGGAGTGGTTTCAGGCGATGGGAGGGCGTAGCAGCGAGCCGGTCGTGGCCGGCGTGAATCCCGAATGGATGGTGAGTAGTGCGAAACGGGCTTCCATCCTGACGATGGGAAGCGGCGCGCTGACGGGGAACGTCACCGAATGCGCACAGGCACAATGGCAACTGCGCCCTTCACCCAGAAGACAGGGGTTCGCTTCGTCAGCCGATACCGTACTGACGGCGGTATCCGCCAGCAGGGTGGTCGGAGCAGCAGCGGTCGCCGAAGCGAATCGCGCTCCCAGCCCATCGGCCACGCAGATCGAACCGCTGACCAGCTTGATCAGCAACACGGCCACGGCCAACACCCACAAACCGCGATGGCGGCGCAAGCGAGTCAGCAGTGATGGCGCAGACTGATACATCCTTCGATCCTATACGACAGACGCACTGTTAGACAATTTCATCCGACCGCTTTTTGATCAGGTCCGCTGGCCATCCGTATCGATCACTACCTCACCGTCTTCCTTGGCGAACGAGCGTGTCACAGGGGGCAGGATGTCGAGTACAACTTCGGAGGGACGGCATAACCGTGTGCCACGTGGTGTGACCACGAAGGGGCGGTTGATCAGGATCGGATGCTTCAGCATGGCATCGATGATGACGTCATCGGTGATTCCGGGGGCACCCAATCCTATCTCGGCGAAAGGCGTTCCCTTTTCACGCAATGCCTCGCGTGGCTTGAGTATGGCTTCGTCGATGAGCTGGATCAATTGCTCGCGACTGGGCGGCGTCTTGAGATATTCGATCACCGTGAGCTCAATGCCGGCGTGGCAGAGCAACGCCAGTGTGTTGCGCGATGTGCCCGCAATAGGGGTGTGGTAAATCGTGGCGGTCAGCGGGGGCGTGGTGGCCGTCATCAGCGCCCCCCTTTGACGCAACAGCTGGCCTTCCCCGGTGGTTCCACCGAGGTGGTCATGGCTGCCTCAATGACGTTGGCCGCATCCGACAGCGCACGCGCTTCGGCCGCTCCCTTGGCCGCCCCAGGCGATTTCGAAATGACGCATGGCCGAGGCATAGCTGCGCCGGGTATTGGCACGCGTGGCCGTAACTAGGTACCGATCGATGGCGGCGGCGAATCGCTCATCTCAACAGCTGTGCAACGAGGCGATCAAGGGACAGGCAATGGTGCCGCGATGCGAATCGCACTGAGCCACCAGACGGGACAGGACGGTCTCCATGCGCTTGAGGTCTTTCAGGCGAGCGCGCACGTCAGCCAGATGCCGCGCGGCGAATTCCGCCGCCTCGCTGCAATGGGTACCATCCTCCAACGTGAGCAGCTGTGCGACTTCGTCGAGGCTGAAACCCAGCCGCTGCGCGGATTTGATGAATTTCACCCGGGCGACATCTACACCACCATAGCGCCGGATGCTGCCATAAGGTTTATCCGGTTCCGGGAGCAGGCCCTTGCGTTGATAGAACCGGATGGTTTCCAGGTTGACCCCAGCGGCTTTGGCAAATGCGCCAATGGTCACTTGCTCCGAACTGCTTCCCATACCGGTTGACTCCGTATATGACTACGGAAGTAGCTTACGCCCGGTTCATCCCTTTGGAGAAGCCCATGCCCGTGTCCGTTGGCATCTACTCGGTGCCGCTGGTGTGCGAGGCGGTGCCGCAGATCGGTTGCGGGTGCCTTGCCAAACCCGTACTGACCCAACTGGGCGATCACCCCGATATTGCACGGGCCTGGTTGCACCATCGCGGTGACGTGATCGCGATCGAATGGTTGCGTGAGCTTGATACCGATCAGCAGGTGGGCCTACTGCGTGCTGCCCTCGGCGGTGACAGCCATGTTGCTTTGGTAGCTACCGCGGCGGCGTCGGCGTTGCTTGCCTCCTTTCCAAACCCTTCCGCACTGGTACCAGCGCGAGACGGTCGATCAGCTCAGTCAGGAAGAGGCGCACACCATCGCCGTCCGTCTTCTCCAACGGCTGTCGCACGCACGCGTTCCGTTGCCCGATAGGGCCGCACCGCAATGCGATCTCGCGTGTGCGCTGCAAGAGGTTCTTGTGGCGGACGAGGCCATGGCTATCGAAGCCCGGCTTGCCAGGCTGCTCGTGGTGGCGCGAAACGCATTCCAGCAACATCTTGAACCGAACGCACTGCCGCAGCTCGATGCGTGGTTGACCCCCGCTGCGCTCTTGCCCGAGGGCGCCGGTTGACGTATCGCCCAGGCCCGTGAAATCCACACGCTTGACTCTGTACCTATGTACGCGAATACAGTGCTCGCGTCGATTCTCCATCCATCGGGACCGCATCCATGGAAAACACCCAAGACTCCAAGAAGACCGGTTCTGGCGCTCTTGTGGCTGGCGGGATCGCCGCGCTCCTAGCGTCGACCTGCTGCCTCGGCCCACTGGTGCTGATCACTCTCGGATTCAGTGGCGCCTGGATCGGCAACCTGGCGGCGCTCGAACCGTACCGTCCGTTCTTTATCGGTGCGGCGTTGATCGCGATGGTCTTCGCCTGGCGTCGCATCTACCGGCCCACCGTGGCGTGCGCGCCCGGCGACATCTGCGCTGTGCCGCAGGTCAAGACCACCTACAAAGTATTGTTCTGGATCGTCGCAGCCCTGGTGCTCGTGGCGCTGGCCTTCCCCTATCTCGCCCCGCTGTTTTACTGACCCGTCGGAGGATCCCCCATGAAGAAACTCGCCGCTCTTATCGCTCTTGCCGCCGCCCTCTCCACACCCGCATGGGCG is a genomic window of Rhodanobacter thiooxydans containing:
- the arsC gene encoding arsenate reductase (glutaredoxin) (This arsenate reductase requires both glutathione and glutaredoxin to convert arsenate to arsenite, after which the efflux transporter formed by ArsA and ArsB can extrude the arsenite from the cell, providing resistance.) encodes the protein MTATTPPLTATIYHTPIAGTSRNTLALLCHAGIELTVIEYLKTPPSREQLIQLIDEAILKPREALREKGTPFAEIGLGAPGITDDVIIDAMLKHPILINRPFVVTPRGTRLCRPSEVVLDILPPVTRSFAKEDGEVVIDTDGQRT
- the merR gene encoding Hg(II)-responsive transcriptional regulator, producing the protein MGSSSEQVTIGAFAKAAGVNLETIRFYQRKGLLPEPDKPYGSIRRYGGVDVARVKFIKSAQRLGFSLDEVAQLLTLEDGTHCSEAAEFAARHLADVRARLKDLKRMETVLSRLVAQCDSHRGTIACPLIASLHSC
- the merT gene encoding mercuric ion transporter MerT — protein: MENTQDSKKTGSGALVAGGIAALLASTCCLGPLVLITLGFSGAWIGNLAALEPYRPFFIGAALIAMVFAWRRIYRPTVACAPGDICAVPQVKTTYKVLFWIVAALVLVALAFPYLAPLFY